A genomic stretch from Marinifilum sp. JC120 includes:
- a CDS encoding site-specific integrase — protein MSVHRRPETGSWLVKYRDEFGKQKTQTFGKTTQGKRNAEAFDLEVKLKKKLGEKINPHHDDMYLDELTQLYIDQKKCEGKAGRWLKDFAFILNYHILPELGTVPVNRLTQKKIVRFMMSRYADNSPTTRNRYMSYLKIIFNFGVDQGYTEQNPLQKWKKAKEKPRQSTLSVDELKLIIKHATQHVAWAIEIAFNLGVRTGESELLSLQWKWVDWENKQVRVFATKTNTWRTIPVTDRFLSKLRKYRKNATTPYLVEYNGRPIKSIRKGFRNACKRAGLPDSIITYDIRHLHATTALNNGADLASVSAILGHASTKMTADQYYHVQKNEKIRAVNLLPQL, from the coding sequence ATGAGTGTACATAGAAGACCTGAAACTGGATCATGGCTTGTCAAATATAGAGATGAATTCGGGAAACAGAAAACCCAAACCTTTGGCAAAACAACTCAAGGCAAACGAAATGCGGAAGCATTCGACCTTGAGGTCAAGCTAAAGAAGAAACTCGGCGAGAAGATCAATCCTCATCACGATGACATGTACCTCGATGAGCTGACTCAATTATACATTGATCAGAAAAAATGTGAGGGCAAAGCGGGGCGTTGGCTCAAAGACTTCGCCTTCATCCTGAACTACCACATCCTCCCTGAACTGGGGACAGTACCTGTAAACAGACTGACTCAGAAAAAAATTGTGAGATTCATGATGTCACGCTACGCCGACAACTCTCCCACCACTCGTAATCGCTACATGTCTTATTTGAAGATCATCTTCAACTTCGGAGTAGATCAAGGATACACCGAACAGAATCCATTACAAAAATGGAAGAAAGCTAAGGAAAAACCCAGACAATCTACGCTATCGGTAGATGAGCTCAAATTGATCATAAAACATGCCACACAGCATGTAGCGTGGGCTATCGAGATTGCTTTTAATCTTGGGGTCCGCACTGGAGAAAGTGAGCTACTATCTTTGCAATGGAAATGGGTAGATTGGGAAAATAAACAAGTGCGAGTTTTCGCCACAAAAACAAACACATGGAGAACAATACCTGTAACCGATAGATTCCTTAGCAAACTAAGAAAATATCGGAAAAACGCAACCACACCGTACTTGGTCGAGTATAATGGTAGGCCGATCAAAAGCATACGCAAAGGATTCAGAAATGCATGCAAAAGAGCAGGATTGCCCGACAGCATCATAACGTATGATATCAGACACCTACATGCAACCACAGCCCTTAATAATGGGGCAGATTTAGCATCTGTGTCAGCAATATTAGGACACGCTTCAACGAAGATGACCGCTGACCAGTACTATCATGTACAGAAAAATGAAAAAATACGTGCTGTAAACTTATTACCTCAATTGTAG
- a CDS encoding DNA-binding protein, whose translation MEKQQLCNQVEITGPFYNLKDAAEYCGYSPDHFRHLATEHQVPRCGPNRNRFAASTLNTWMSTPNCFKIKTFTNKRSLKKLEV comes from the coding sequence ATGGAGAAACAACAATTATGTAATCAAGTTGAAATTACTGGTCCTTTCTACAATCTCAAAGACGCCGCCGAATACTGCGGTTACTCACCGGACCATTTCAGACACCTTGCAACAGAACATCAGGTTCCACGCTGTGGTCCTAATCGTAATAGATTTGCGGCCTCAACATTGAACACGTGGATGAGCACTCCCAACTGCTTTAAAATTAAGACTTTTACCAACAAACGAAGCCTTAAAAAGCTGGAGGTGTAA